The window GAAAAGGCACATCCGGTGCCATGGTATTCGCCGTGAATTTTTTCGTCTTCGAGGTCATGAAACCCACCGTCATAATAAAGATCATTCGCCATGTCCCGGAGGTGACCACCGGTGATGACGACAGTTTCAGGCCCCATGTCCTTGAGAGCTCTTGCGGCTTCTTCAATGCTGTTCCTGTCTTCAATCGGAATGCCTGTGATGACCGCTGCCTCGTAAATATTCGGGGATATCAGACGCGCCAGAGGGAAAAGCTTTTCCCTGATCGCATCCAGGGTTCCGTCATCGACGAGACTTCTTCCGGATGAAGAGACGGCAACAGGGTCGATCACGAGATTGACGAGGGAATATTTTCTGACTGCATCTGCGATGAGATCAACTACCCACCTGCTGTAAATCATCCCTGTTTTTATCCCGTCAGGCCTGATATCGGCAAGGAGAACATGCAGCTGCTTTTCGAATATCTCCTTTTCCACAGGAAAGATTGCGTCGACAGAGGTGCTGTTCTGGGCTGTAATGGCTGCAACCACAGACAGGCCGTGAATTCCGAATGCCCTGAATACTTTCAGATCTGCCTGCAGCCCCGCACCCCCGGTGGGATCAGAGCCTGCGATGGTCAGAACTGTTTTCATCCTTTTTCCTCAGCGCACGCTCAACTGTCCTGATCGCGCAGAACTCACCGCACATGCTGCACACATCCTGTTCCGAAGGGGGAACCTCGGAACGCAGCCTGCGGATTTTTTCGGGATCGAGGCTCAGTTCGATCTGCCCTTTCCAGTCGAGTTTTTTTCTGTACAGAGCCATGTTGCGGTCACGCTCCCGTGCCCCGGGAACGCCTTTGGCAATGTCTGCTGCATGCGCGGCAATTTTGGAAGCGATTAGGCCTTCCTTCACATCATTAAGATCCGGAAGCCTGACATGCTCTGCCGGTGTCACATAGCAGAGAAAATCAGCTCCTGCAGCCCCGGCAATTGCGCCTCCTATGGCTGCAGTGATATGGTCGTAACCAACGCCGATATCAGTGACCAGGGGCCCAAGAACATAAAAAGGGGCGCCTTTGCAAATCTCTTTCTGGATTTTAATGTTGAGTTCGATCTGGTTAAGCGGAACATGCCCCGGGCCTTCAATGATTACCTGCACTCCTGATTCAAGCGCCCGGTCCCTGAGTTCTCCGATAGTGAGCAGTTCCTCGATCTGGCTCCTGTCTGTTGCATCCTCAAGACATCCCGGCCGCAGACCATCTCCGAGACTGAGGGTAAGGTCGAATTTCCTTGAGACCTCGATGAGCCTGTCGAAATGCTCAAACAGGGGGTTTTCCCTGTCGTTATAAATCATCCATTCAAGCAGGAACGACCCGCCCCGGCTTACAATATCAAGGACCCTGCCTTCATCTCTCAGCCTTTCTACTGCTCTTCTTGTCAGCCCGGAGTGAACAGTGACGAAATCCACGCCTTCTTCCGCATGCCTCTCGATGGCATGGAAAAGGTCATCGACCGTCATCTTCGCGATTGTGCCATAGGTTTCGGCTGCTGCGACAGCCGCTTCATAAATGGGAACGGTTCCGACCGCAATGGGTGATTTCTGCATAAGAAGCCTTCTCATGTCCCGAATGGGGCCTCCGGTAGAAAGATCCATGACAGCATCTGCACCAAACTGAACGAGGAGATCGAGTTTCTTCAGCTCGTCATCAAAAGAAACCTTGTCTTTTGACGTGCCGATATTTGCGTTGACCTTGGTCCTGAGCCCTTTGCCGATACCGGTAGGTCTGATATCATGAAGTATGTTTCTCGGAATAACAGTCAGTCCTTCCGCAATGTCACCGGCGAGCCTTTCAGGGGCTATTCCTTCGGAGAGGGCTGCCTCTTTGATCTCGTCAGTAATGATGCCTTTTTTTGCTGTTTCGATTCTGGTCATTTCAGCACCTTCAGAAATTCTTTTGTTGTTTTCCTGATATCGGCTGATGTGAGGATTGCGGATATCAGGGCGATTCCGTCAGCCCCTGCATCTCTCACTTCTTCTGCCCTGTCAGGCGTAATCCCGCCGATCGCAAAAACCGGCAGGGATGTGCGGGATTTGATCTCACTGATGATCTCGGTTCCAAGGGGCTTCCCGTATTTTTCCTTGGATGCGGTTTTAAACACCGGTCCGAAAGTGATGAAATCTGCCCCGTCTCTCTCTGCGCCTTCGGCTTCATCGATGCGGTGAGTGGAGACCCCTATCAGGAGCCGGTCGCCTGCTATCTTTCTGGCAGCCCGGACAGGCATGCTGTGCTGACCGAGATGCACGCCATCAGCATCGACTGAAAGCGCGATGTCAACCCGGTCGTTAATAAACAGCCGTGCCCTGTATTCCCGTGTAAGGTCTCGTATCCAGACCGCCATGTCCAAGAGTTCTCTCCCTGACAAGTCCCTTTCCCGCAACTGGATACACCGAACACCTGCCTCGAGCGCGGTTTCGAGTGCAAAGTACATTGAGCACTGTGCGCTGAACAGTTTTCTGTTGGTAATAAGATACAGCCTGAAATCGAGGGGAGTATTTTTTGTCCTGAGCAGTTGAGGTGCCCTCTCGGCAATCCGATGCGCGGCTTCTGCTTTACTGCTATATGTCTTCACAGCATACCTTCAATGGGACTGCTCGCTGTAGCGTACAGCTTCCTGGGAATCCTGCCTGCTCTGTATGCAAGCCTCCCTGCAATGACCGCATGTTTCATCGCCTCTGCCATTGCGATCGGATCTTTTGCACCGGCTATTCCGGTGTTTATCAGTACCGCATCGCACCCGAGTTCCATGGCAACGGTTGCATCGGATGCGGTGCCGACACCTGCGTCAACGATTACCGGAGTATTCACGGTTTCCATGATTATCTTTATGTTGTATGGATTGCGGATGCCGAGACCTGAACCGATGGGAGCACCAAGGGGCATGACTGCTGCTGCGCCTGCATCCTCAAGCCTCTTTGCCATGATAGGGTCATCATTGGTATAGGGCAGAACGATGAAACCTTCGCGGACAAGAATCTCGGTGGCTTTCAGGAGCCCCCAGGTATCAGGGAATAGGGTTTTTTCATCTCCGATAACCTCAAGTTTAATGAGGTCAGAAATGCCGGCCTCTCTCGCAAGCCTTGCGTACCTGACAGCGTCGTCTACTGTATAGCATCCGGCGGTATTCGGCAGTATCTTGTATTTTTTCGGATCGAGATAGTCAAGGAGATTTTCTGTTTTCCTGTCCGTAATATTTACCCTCCTGACCGCTACCGTAACGACATCACTTCCCGAGGCCTCGACCGCTTTTTTTGTCTCCTCAAAGTCCCTGTACTTGCCTGTCCCTACCCAGAGCCGTGACCGGAATTCTATGCCTTTGATTATCAGCTTGTCATCCATGTGTTTGCTTCCTTTCTTTTTTCACCATATTCAGGTACATATAACATCATATCGCCTGAATTACTGATCGCGCAGCCTGTTTCAGCCACCTCCCACAAAATTGACGATCTCAACCTTATCCCCTTCATTGAGGCTGAATGTAGAATAGTCTGCTTTCTTTATGATCGAATAGTTCACCTCAACCGCAACACGCCCCGGTTCGATACCGAGCTCATGGAGAAGCCGTGCTATCGTTCCTGCGTCTGCTGATTCAAATATCTCACCGTTGACCGTAAGCCGCATAAAAACAAAAAACCGTATCCCCTGAAGGATACGGCATCCTTCCCATTCCCTACGCCGGCATTACCCGTCTCAGGTTCAAGGGGTCTTTCCTCATGCAAATCAGGAAACTCTCAGGCGTTTAAGCCTCCCCCAGGGTACTGAATTAAGTATAATTCAAGCGTCAGGGAATGTCAAACAACGATAATAATCGGTGAAAAAAACCATGAAAGTCCATAAGGGTTATCCGGCAGCAATAAGGTTGATTTTATGCGCGAGGCAGCCGGCGCCGAACCCGTTATCGATATTCATTACCGCGATTCCCGGGACGCAGGAATTGAGCATTGCAAAGAGTGCGGTCAGTCCCCCGAGATTGGTCCCGTAGCCAACAGAAGTAGGCACCGCAACAATAGGCTTGTCAACAAGCCCTCCCACAACAGAAGGAAGCGCGCCTTCCATCCCTGCAACAACGATAATGACCTTTGCCGAATCAAGCGATTTCCTTGCATCAATAAGCCGGTGAATCCCTGCGACTCCCACGTCGAACACGGTTTCGGTCCTGTTTCCGAGAAAAGACGAGGTTACCGCAGCTTCTTCCGCAACAGGGATATCCGATGTGCCTGCCGAGATGATGAGGATATGTCCCCTTTCTTCCCTGCTGCCATTGACTTCTATCACCCCTGATGAGGGATGAAACGATGCTTTTCTTATCTTCAGCATGCCGAAGATCTCTCGTGTGGCCTTCGTGATCAGCAATCTGCCGTTTTTTTTGTATATCGTCCGGGCAATCGCTGCCACGTCAGACGGTTTTTTCCCGGTTGCAAAGACCACTTCCGGTATCCCCTGCCTCAAATGCCTGTGATGGTCGATCTTCGCGATGGATATGTCTTCATACGGGAGATGCCTTAACCGGTCAAGCGCTTTCTCAGGGCTTATCTTCCCTGAACTGACCGAGTCGAGAAGTTTTCTGATTTTCCTGTTATCCATCGCGGGACCTGAAGTTATGCCCGGTAAGCAGTGCGGTTACCCATAAAACTCGGATTTCAGCGAGCGTTCAAGCAGATCCTTTGCAGCGAAAAACGGATCCTTTTCTTCATGAAGGACTTTGTAGATCTGCTCGATGATCGGCATTTCGACCCAGTATTTCAAGGACAATGCATACGCAGACTCTGCGGTCGCAACCCCTTCCGCAACGCTGTGTGTCTGGCTCAGGATTTCTCTGAGTTTCATGCCCTGACCGAGTTTCATCCCGACCGTGTAATTTCTCGAAAGAGGACTTGTACAGGTGAGCACAAGATCTCCGATCCCGCTGAGTCCCGAGAATGTCCTTTCCTTCGCTCCCATTGCCAGTCCCAGCCTCGTCATCTCGGCGAGCCCCCTCGTAATGAGGGATGCGCGGGCGTTGTTGCCAAACCCAAGACTGTCGGATATCCCCGCCGCAATCGCCATAACATTTTTCAGGGCGCCTCCTATTTCGACGCCGATGATATCATCATGGGTGTATACTCTGAAACTGTTTGTATTGAATATTTCCTGCAGAATGATGCCGGTATTGTTCTGATCTGTTGCCACCGTTACTGCGGTGGGTGATTTCTTTATCACCTCTTTTGCAAAACTCGGACCCGAGAGGACCGCAACGGGATGATCAGACAGCTCTTTCAGTATGGAGGAGACTGTGAGGAGAGTGCCCCGTTCGATACCCTTTGACACGCTGATGATGACCGACTCTTTGCCGATATTCTGCACAGCTTCCCTGAATACCGCACGTGTGTACTGGGCAGGAACCGCATTGATGATATAGCGGGATTTGTTCAGGGCGTCTTTCAGATTGCTCACAGCCCTGATTTCATCCGGCAGTCTGAAGTCCGGCAGGTAGAGACTGTTTACCCGTGTGGCATTGATTTCATCCGCAAGGCCTGTGTCGTGAGCCCAGAGCGTCACTTCATAGCCTTTATCTGCGAGAAGATACGCGAGTGTCGTTCCCCAGCTGCCGGCACCTATGACAGAGATATAGCTCATGACTTCACGTTGTGCTTTGTGCACGGAGCACCGCAAAGGGTGGCAGCCATATGCGGATTCCTGCTGAATGCCATATATTCTCCTGTATTCAGTTTTCTGTGATTTACCCTTGTTTTGATTTTTCTATTTTTGCCCATATATCCCTCAGTGTGACCGTCCGGTTGAATACAGGTCTGCCACCGGATGAATCCGGGTCAGCACAGAAATATCCGAGCCTCTCGAACTGGTAGCGGTTTCCGGCAACAGCATCCGCCAGCGATGGTTCGGCACGGCATCCCTGCAGCGCTACCAGGGATTCAGGATTCATTGCGGACTTGAAGTCCTGCCCTTCTTCCATATCATCCGGATCAGCCTTCACGAAAAGATGGTCATACAGGCGCACCTCTGCTTCCACGGCATGGGCTGCGGAAACCCAATGGAGAGTCGCCTTTACTTTCCTCCCGTCAGGTGCGTCTCCTCCGCGCGTGGACGGATCATAGATGCATCTCAGTTCACGTATCTCCCCTGTAACCTCGTCCTTTACCACGCTGACGCATTTGATGAAATATGCATACCGCAGTCTCACTTCGCGGCCGGGAGCGAGACGGAAAAACTGCTTTGGCGGATCTTCCCTGAAATCATCCTGTTCAATGTAGAGAATACGCGAAAACGGGACTTTGCGCGTACCCATCGCGGGATCCTCAGGATTGTTGATTGCATCGAGTTCCTCAACAAGCCCTTCCGGATAATTTTCGATGACCACTTTCAGAGGCCGGAGTACCGCCATTACACGCGGGACATGTTTATTCAGATCCTCGCGCAGGCAGTATTCAAGAAGCGCCACGTCAACAACGCTTTCCCGTTTGGCGACACCTATCCGTTCGCAGAAGTTCCTGATCGATGCGGGAGTGTATCCCCGCCTTCTCATTCCGGACAATGTGGGCATGCGGGGATCGTCCCATCCGTTTACATAACCGTGTCCCACAAGCTCGTTAAGCTTCCGCTTGCTTAATATGGTATAGCTGAGATTAAGCCGGGCAAACTCGATCTGCTTCGGGTGATAGACCTCAAGCTCAGTCAGAAACCAGTCGTACAGAGGCCGGTGGTCCTCAAATTCGAGTGTGCAGATCGAATGCGTGATCCCCTCGATCGAATCAGAAAAGCCGTGGGCGAAGTCGTACATGGGATATATGCACCATTGGTCGCCGGTCCTGTGGTGCCGGGCTTTAAGAATGCGGTAGAGTACAGGGTCCCTCATATTGATATTCCCGGACGTCATGTCGATTTTAGCCCTGAGGGTCCGTGTGCCGTCGTCGAATTCACCGGCTCTCATGCGCGCGAACAGATCGAGGTTTTCTTCTATCGGCCGATAGCGATAGGGGCTTTCCCTGCCGGGTTCCGTAAGTGTTCCCCGGTAGTCCCTCATTTGCTCTGGGGTCAGGTCGCAGACATATGCCCTGCCTTTTTTTATCAGCTGAACGGCATACTCATACAGTTGCTCGAAATAGTCGGATGCGTAATATATCCTTTCACCCCAGTCAAACCCCAGCCATCTGACATCCTCTATGATCGATTCGACATATTCCGCCTCTTCCTTTGTCGGATTGGTGTCATCGAATCTCAGGTTGCAGAGTCCCCCGAACTCTGCCGCGATCCCGAAGTTGAGGCAGATTGACTTTGCATGTCCGATATGCAGATACCCGTTCGGCTCGGGGGGAAAGCGGGTGTGTACCCTTCTGCCGTAGATGCCGGTTTCGAGGTCCTGTTTTACGATGTCCCTGATGAAATCAGAGGGTTGTGATATGTCCGGCGGGAGTGGATCTGTTTCTTTCTGATCCGTTGTTCCGTTGGCCTTTTTCATGTCCTGATGCGTATCTCCTTTATTGCTTTCTCGAGTCTCCGCAGGGTTTTTTCCTTGCCGAGTATCTCAAGGACTTCAAATATTCCGGGACTTTCTGTCCTGCCGGTCACCGCAACCCTCACAGGCTGCGCAATATTCCCGAGTTTCGTATCCAGCTTTTCCCCGGTTGACACGAACGCCTTTTCTATTTCCTGCGCGGTAAAATAATCCAGGGCCGCGAGAGATTCCCTTATCTGAACCAGATTCGCAAGATATTTCTCGTTCAGGAATTTTGTCCGGGCTTTTTCATTATACTCAATGTCATCCGCAATATAATACCTCAATGAATCTGCGAGTTCTGTCAACGTCTTTGCGCGTTCCCTGAGAGTATTCACCGCCCTTGAAAGCCATTGTGCCTCCATGTCCTGTCCCTCTTCGATAATGTGTTCTCTTATGAGGAACGGCGTTACAAGCGTTGACAGTTTTTCAGGTGAGGAATTCATTATATACTGGCTGTTGAGCCACAGGAGCTTTTCGGGATTGAATACCGCCGAGGATTTCCCGACATTTTCGAACGAGAAATGGCTGATCAGTTCTTCCCTTGAGAACACCTCCTGATCGCCGTAAGACCAGCCGAGCCGCACAAGATAATTGACGAGCGCATCCGGCAGATACCCCGAATCCCTGTACGCGATGACCGATGTCGCCCCATGCCGTTTGCTCAAACGTGCCTTATCAGATCCAAGGATCATCGGGAGATGCGCAAATGAAGGAATCCCGTAGCCGAGTGCCCTGTAGATATGGATCTGTTTCGGGGTATTGTTCAGATGGTCGTCCCCCCTAATGACATGGGTGATTTTCATGTCAACGTCATCGACGACCACCGTAAAATTGTAGGTAGGGGTACCATCAGACCGCATAATGATAAGATCGTCAAGATGGGTGTTTTCGAACACTGCCGTGCCCTTTATCATGTCTTCCACAACAGTCTCTCCCTCCTGCGGCATGCGGAAGCGGACCGCCGGGGTCCTCCCGGGCACCGGTTCCTGCAGGTGCCTGCACCGGCCGTCATATTTCGGCGACTGCCCCTGAGCCAGTGCATCCTGCCTTCTCTGTTCGAGTTCTTCCGGGGTGCAGTAACAGTGGTATGCGTTTCCCTCCTTCAGGAGCTTTTCACAATACAGGCGGTAGACATCAAACCGTTCAGTCTGTCTGTACGGGCCCTCATCCCAGTCGAGCGCAAGCCACTTCATCCCCTCAAGAATCGAATCGATGTATTCGTCGGTCGAGCGTGTCCTGTCCGTATCTTCGATTCTTATGATAAAAGTGCCTTTGTTATGCCGTGCAAAAAGCCAGTTGAAGAGGGCAGTCCTTGCCCCGCCCACATGAAGATGCCCTGTGGGACTTGGTGCAAAACGAACTCTCACGCTATTGAACACAGTTAATCCTCCGCCGTGTAACTGAGTATTACTGCTGCATAGATTATAATCGATACCCGTGCTGTTTTGCCGGCCCGGTGATATACGTGTGAAAGGACTAATCCCTGATTCTCTTTACCTCAAAGGTCAGTACATTTGCGGTTTTTTCTGTTGCCCTGAACCGCTCGTCTCCCCGGTAACCGACAACCCAGATGATATCCTCCCCGGATACCACGAGGGGAACCCTGTCACGCTCGTCTCTCGGGATTTTCATATCGACAAAAAAGTCCTGCAGCTTCTTCCTCTTCCCGAACCCTGCGGGGTAGAAAAAATCGCCGTTTTTTCTCGGCCTCGCTGTCAGGGGGAGGGCCAGTCTGTCGAGATCAAAGATGCCGAAAGACGACCAGAGCCCCTGACGGGCAGACATTTCCTGCACATCTTTTTCCGTGGAGGCATCAAGAAGGATGCCAGCCTCTTTCAGTATGGTTTCTCCCGGGATTGTCAGGGGATAGGTATCCAGTCTGGCAGGGGGTTCGGATGTCAGCACAAGCATCGAGTATTCCTTTATCGCCCTGATGCCTCCGGGCAGATAAAGCCTGTCACCGGGATTTCCATGCTTTATCATCTCAACCATGTCTTCGATATGGATGAAGCTTATGCCCCTCAGGCTCCTTGTTTCATCTACGGCCCTGCGCAGTACCCGCCTCATGATTGCCGTATCCATGATCTCGAATGGCGCAAGGAAAAGCTCAATTCGCGAGGCCGTCTTCCTGCTGATGAGTTTCATCAGTGTTTTGGTGACGATAATCTCAAAGTACCTCTCTTCATCCCTGAATATGGCAGCAGTTTTTGCAAGAGTGCTGATTATATCCTGATTGAATTCCCTGATGACGGGAAGGAGCGAGAGGCGTATTCTGTTCCGCAGGTAGTCGCTCCTGAGGTTCGAAGAGTCGATGACATACTCTATGCCCTGCTGGTCCAGAAATTCTTCCACCTCTTTCCTTTCGACGTCAATCAGCGGCCGGATGATGCTTTTCCGGACCGGGGGAATTCCCGCAAGTCCTGTCGGACCAGCTCCCCTCAGCAGGCGCATCAGGAGTGTCTCTGCCTGGTCATCTGCCGTGTGTCCCAGAGAGATTCTGTCTGCCCTGAGTTCATATGCGGTCTCATCGTATGTTGCATACCGCAGCTGCCGGGCGGCTTCCTGCATGTTGAGCCCCTGAGTTTTTGCGAATGATTTTACCTCGACGGATTTTGCAACAAACTGCAGGTTGAGCGAATCGCAGAGTTTTTTGCAGAACTCTCTCTCTTGCACTGTCTCACCCGGCCTTAAGCCGTGGTCAATGTATACCGCATGCAATGTGAGCTTGTACCGCTCCCTGAGGCCGTTCAGAATATGGAGCATGCATACAGAATCGGGACCGCCAGAAAGCCCTGCGAGGACGGTTTCTCCGCCTGAAAGCATGGAGAATTTCTTTATGGTCGCAGTGATCTTATTGGCGAGGGCCGGCATACGCACTGTTAACACCAGGTGTCGTTATGCAATTCTCTGAGGTATTCCTCCCACTCGATCGGGAGGAGATATTTTTTTTTGTTGTTGCATTCCTTGCAGGCGGGGACAACATTCCCTTTGGAGGATTTGCCTCCGCGGATTATCGGCACCACATGCTCCATGGTGAGTTCCCGGGGATGAAATTTTTTCCGGCAGAAATAGCATATCCCCCCGGCACATTTCCGTTTCCACCACTGCGTTTTCCTTAAACGCTGTGCCA is drawn from Nitrospirota bacterium and contains these coding sequences:
- the thiD gene encoding bifunctional hydroxymethylpyrimidine kinase/phosphomethylpyrimidine kinase, which gives rise to MKTVLTIAGSDPTGGAGLQADLKVFRAFGIHGLSVVAAITAQNSTSVDAIFPVEKEIFEKQLHVLLADIRPDGIKTGMIYSRWVVDLIADAVRKYSLVNLVIDPVAVSSSGRSLVDDGTLDAIREKLFPLARLISPNIYEAAVITGIPIEDRNSIEEAARALKDMGPETVVITGGHLRDMANDLYYDGGFHDLEDEKIHGEYHGTGCAFSAAATALLALGHSPLEAARRAKEFVHTAIRKAYHPGRGMGLLNI
- the thiC gene encoding phosphomethylpyrimidine synthase ThiC, encoding MTRIETAKKGIITDEIKEAALSEGIAPERLAGDIAEGLTVIPRNILHDIRPTGIGKGLRTKVNANIGTSKDKVSFDDELKKLDLLVQFGADAVMDLSTGGPIRDMRRLLMQKSPIAVGTVPIYEAAVAAAETYGTIAKMTVDDLFHAIERHAEEGVDFVTVHSGLTRRAVERLRDEGRVLDIVSRGGSFLLEWMIYNDRENPLFEHFDRLIEVSRKFDLTLSLGDGLRPGCLEDATDRSQIEELLTIGELRDRALESGVQVIIEGPGHVPLNQIELNIKIQKEICKGAPFYVLGPLVTDIGVGYDHITAAIGGAIAGAAGADFLCYVTPAEHVRLPDLNDVKEGLIASKIAAHAADIAKGVPGARERDRNMALYRKKLDWKGQIELSLDPEKIRRLRSEVPPSEQDVCSMCGEFCAIRTVERALRKKDENSSDHRRL
- the thiE gene encoding thiamine phosphate synthase translates to MKTYSSKAEAAHRIAERAPQLLRTKNTPLDFRLYLITNRKLFSAQCSMYFALETALEAGVRCIQLRERDLSGRELLDMAVWIRDLTREYRARLFINDRVDIALSVDADGVHLGQHSMPVRAARKIAGDRLLIGVSTHRIDEAEGAERDGADFITFGPVFKTASKEKYGKPLGTEIISEIKSRTSLPVFAIGGITPDRAEEVRDAGADGIALISAILTSADIRKTTKEFLKVLK
- a CDS encoding thiazole synthase, with protein sequence MDDKLIIKGIEFRSRLWVGTGKYRDFEETKKAVEASGSDVVTVAVRRVNITDRKTENLLDYLDPKKYKILPNTAGCYTVDDAVRYARLAREAGISDLIKLEVIGDEKTLFPDTWGLLKATEILVREGFIVLPYTNDDPIMAKRLEDAGAAAVMPLGAPIGSGLGIRNPYNIKIIMETVNTPVIVDAGVGTASDATVAMELGCDAVLINTGIAGAKDPIAMAEAMKHAVIAGRLAYRAGRIPRKLYATASSPIEGML
- the thiS gene encoding sulfur carrier protein ThiS encodes the protein MRLTVNGEIFESADAGTIARLLHELGIEPGRVAVEVNYSIIKKADYSTFSLNEGDKVEIVNFVGGG
- the larB gene encoding nickel pincer cofactor biosynthesis protein LarB, whose product is MDNRKIRKLLDSVSSGKISPEKALDRLRHLPYEDISIAKIDHHRHLRQGIPEVVFATGKKPSDVAAIARTIYKKNGRLLITKATREIFGMLKIRKASFHPSSGVIEVNGSREERGHILIISAGTSDIPVAEEAAVTSSFLGNRTETVFDVGVAGIHRLIDARKSLDSAKVIIVVAGMEGALPSVVGGLVDKPIVAVPTSVGYGTNLGGLTALFAMLNSCVPGIAVMNIDNGFGAGCLAHKINLIAAG
- a CDS encoding NAD(P)H-dependent glycerol-3-phosphate dehydrogenase → MSYISVIGAGSWGTTLAYLLADKGYEVTLWAHDTGLADEINATRVNSLYLPDFRLPDEIRAVSNLKDALNKSRYIINAVPAQYTRAVFREAVQNIGKESVIISVSKGIERGTLLTVSSILKELSDHPVAVLSGPSFAKEVIKKSPTAVTVATDQNNTGIILQEIFNTNSFRVYTHDDIIGVEIGGALKNVMAIAAGISDSLGFGNNARASLITRGLAEMTRLGLAMGAKERTFSGLSGIGDLVLTCTSPLSRNYTVGMKLGQGMKLREILSQTHSVAEGVATAESAYALSLKYWVEMPIIEQIYKVLHEEKDPFFAAKDLLERSLKSEFYG
- a CDS encoding glutamine--tRNA ligase/YqeY domain fusion protein translates to MKKANGTTDQKETDPLPPDISQPSDFIRDIVKQDLETGIYGRRVHTRFPPEPNGYLHIGHAKSICLNFGIAAEFGGLCNLRFDDTNPTKEEAEYVESIIEDVRWLGFDWGERIYYASDYFEQLYEYAVQLIKKGRAYVCDLTPEQMRDYRGTLTEPGRESPYRYRPIEENLDLFARMRAGEFDDGTRTLRAKIDMTSGNINMRDPVLYRILKARHHRTGDQWCIYPMYDFAHGFSDSIEGITHSICTLEFEDHRPLYDWFLTELEVYHPKQIEFARLNLSYTILSKRKLNELVGHGYVNGWDDPRMPTLSGMRRRGYTPASIRNFCERIGVAKRESVVDVALLEYCLREDLNKHVPRVMAVLRPLKVVIENYPEGLVEELDAINNPEDPAMGTRKVPFSRILYIEQDDFREDPPKQFFRLAPGREVRLRYAYFIKCVSVVKDEVTGEIRELRCIYDPSTRGGDAPDGRKVKATLHWVSAAHAVEAEVRLYDHLFVKADPDDMEEGQDFKSAMNPESLVALQGCRAEPSLADAVAGNRYQFERLGYFCADPDSSGGRPVFNRTVTLRDIWAKIEKSKQG
- the gltX gene encoding glutamate--tRNA ligase translates to MFNSVRVRFAPSPTGHLHVGGARTALFNWLFARHNKGTFIIRIEDTDRTRSTDEYIDSILEGMKWLALDWDEGPYRQTERFDVYRLYCEKLLKEGNAYHCYCTPEELEQRRQDALAQGQSPKYDGRCRHLQEPVPGRTPAVRFRMPQEGETVVEDMIKGTAVFENTHLDDLIIMRSDGTPTYNFTVVVDDVDMKITHVIRGDDHLNNTPKQIHIYRALGYGIPSFAHLPMILGSDKARLSKRHGATSVIAYRDSGYLPDALVNYLVRLGWSYGDQEVFSREELISHFSFENVGKSSAVFNPEKLLWLNSQYIMNSSPEKLSTLVTPFLIREHIIEEGQDMEAQWLSRAVNTLRERAKTLTELADSLRYYIADDIEYNEKARTKFLNEKYLANLVQIRESLAALDYFTAQEIEKAFVSTGEKLDTKLGNIAQPVRVAVTGRTESPGIFEVLEILGKEKTLRRLEKAIKEIRIRT
- the tilS gene encoding tRNA lysidine(34) synthetase TilS codes for the protein MPALANKITATIKKFSMLSGGETVLAGLSGGPDSVCMLHILNGLRERYKLTLHAVYIDHGLRPGETVQEREFCKKLCDSLNLQFVAKSVEVKSFAKTQGLNMQEAARQLRYATYDETAYELRADRISLGHTADDQAETLLMRLLRGAGPTGLAGIPPVRKSIIRPLIDVERKEVEEFLDQQGIEYVIDSSNLRSDYLRNRIRLSLLPVIREFNQDIISTLAKTAAIFRDEERYFEIIVTKTLMKLISRKTASRIELFLAPFEIMDTAIMRRVLRRAVDETRSLRGISFIHIEDMVEMIKHGNPGDRLYLPGGIRAIKEYSMLVLTSEPPARLDTYPLTIPGETILKEAGILLDASTEKDVQEMSARQGLWSSFGIFDLDRLALPLTARPRKNGDFFYPAGFGKRKKLQDFFVDMKIPRDERDRVPLVVSGEDIIWVVGYRGDERFRATEKTANVLTFEVKRIRD
- a CDS encoding HNH endonuclease, with the protein product MGSFISSVTEEEIKKEKLLAQRLRKTQWWKRKCAGGICYFCRKKFHPRELTMEHVVPIIRGGKSSKGNVVPACKECNNKKKYLLPIEWEEYLRELHNDTWC